In Pseudoalteromonas piratica, the genomic stretch CTTGAATGCGCTCAAGCTCTGCTTTTTTCTCGCCATTTTCCTGTTGATTTGCAAATGTAGGGGTTGCTAATGCCAATAATACAGCACCACTTACTGCAGACAGTGAGCGCAGGCAAGCGTGTTTGCTGCTGTTGATATTTGCCTTGGTCATAATGTTGTTCCTATCTTTATTGTTATACGTTACATCGCACAGCCAAGTCAGTTACCAATCTAGTGGGTAATCTTTAAAATAGCTTTAGCACTATAGTACTATCCACTGTTAATTTGTTGTTTTTAAATAACAAATCATTCACATATAACTATAGTGCTATTGTTTAAATCGCCACCCTTAGCCACATTGATATGCAGCAGTAATTTGACGCACTAGCAGCCAAGTCACCCTTGTTAGTGATTCAAATAGGAAGATTTTATGTTAAGTATGCTTGGCCTGATTGGTGGTCTGGCGCTTTTGATTGTGTTGACGCTGCGCGGCATGAATTTATTTATTGCCGCGCCAGCATGTGCACTCATTGTGGCGCTCACCAGTAATTTGGCGATATTTCCAAGCGCTGGCGCTGATAACTTTATTCAAGGCTATATGAATGGCTTTGCTAATTTTGTTAGTGCATGGTTTTTTATGTTTTTGCTTGGCAGTTTGTTTGGCAAATTTATGGAAGACACCGGCGCTGCCGACAGTGTCGCTCGCTATATTGTCGATAAACTCGGTATGAAACACGCAGTATTGGCAATTGTTATTGCCTGTGCCGTATTAACCTATGGTGGTGTTAGCGTGTTTATTGTGGCGTTTTCGGTGTACCCAATGGCGCTGTCGCTATTTAAAGATGCCAATTTACCGCGCCGTTTTATTCCAGCTACGTTGGCATTTGGTTCGGTTACCTTCACCATGACATCAGCAGGTTCGCCTGAAATTCAAAACTGGATCCCCATCAAGTATTTAGGCACTTCGCCTTATGCTGCGTGGGAAGTGAGCCTAGTTGTAGCAATTTTTATGGCGTGTTTTGGCTACTGGTGGCTGAAAAAAATGATTGGTAAAGCGGTGGCTAATGGCGAGCAGTTCGAAGCGCGCGATGACGACCCAGAAATCCCCGAGCGTGATTACCCGCACCCAATAACTGGGCTTATTCCGCTATTAGTGGTGTTGGCACTGTCATTTATTTTGCACGATAGCTTACAGCAGGCCGCTTTGATTGTGGCGTTATTAGGTGGGGTATTGTCAATTGTGGTGATTAACTTTAAACACTTTCACAATCTTGCCAAAGCGACCACCGAAGGCACTAATGGCGCACTGATTGCGATTGGTAATACCGCCGCTGTTGTGGGGTTTGGTGCCATTGCTAAATCGTCTGAAGCGTTTACCGTGGCAGTTGATTTAATGACGCAAATTCCAGGCAACGAGCTGATTGGTGCTGCGGTAGCGGTCAGTGTGATTGCGGGGTTAACGGGCTCAGCCTCCGGCGGGCAAGCCATTGCGCTGCCATTAGTCGCGCCGCACTATTTAGATGCAGGGGTTAACCCTGAACAATTACACCGAGTGGTATCAATTTCATCGGGTGCGCTTGATACCTTGCCACATAATGGGTATGTGGTAACTACCATTCGCGCAATTTGTAAAGAAACCCATCAAGCTGCATATTGGTCTATGGCGGCATTAAGTGCGGCGGTACCGTTACTTGGCGTTGTGTTGGCATTGTGTTTGTTTATTTGGTTTTAAGGGCTGATTATGAAAATAATAAAAATGATTACTTTGGTGTTTTTGCTATGTTGTTTGCATGTAAATGCCGAAACGCTACTTGTTGAAAAACAAACATTTACTACAAAAAACTTTAAAACCTTTGGTGGTAAAAATATTGCCGAAGTAAAGGTAGGTTTTGAAAGCTACGGCACGCTTAATGCCAAAAAAGACAATGCTATTTTAATTACCCATTTCTTTTCGGGTAATTCGCACGCGGCGGGCAAATATGCCGAAAGCGATGCGCTACCAGGTTATTGGGATGCGATTATTGGCCCTGGCAAAACCATTGATACCAATAAATATTTTGTCATTAGTGTGGATTCACTTGCCAATGCCAATGTAAATGATGGTCACACCATTACTACAGGCCCTTCGTCAATTAACCCTGCCACAAACAAACCGTATGGCCTTGATTTTCCAGTGGTGACCATTCGCGATTTTGTTAACGTGCAAAAGTTAGTGCTTGAGAGTTTAGGCATAAAAAGACTGCATGCGGTAATGGGCGCATCAATGGGGTCGTTTCAAGCGCTTGAATGGGCGGTAACCTACCCAGGTTGGGTTGGCAAATTAGTGCATGTGATCGGCGCTGGCCAAATGGATGCATGGAGTGTCTCGGCGCTAGAGCACTGGGCATTGCCAATTCGTTTAGATAAAAACTGGAATAATGGTGATTACTATGGCAAAGCTGCGCCTATCGACGGGTTAACTGCCACTATGCTCAATATCACCCAAGATGCAATGCACCCGAATATGTTTGCGCTGAGCTTCCCTAATTTTAAAGTGCTGGATAAAGGGGCACTTAACGATATTCGCACCCAACCTGAGGTAGTGCAAACCCTGTTAAGCCGCGCCAAGCTTCGCGCTAAAACACAAGATGCCAACCATGTGCTTTATTTAGTGCGCGCATCGCAGTTGTTTGTAGCGGGCCATCAAGATGACTACTTAGCAAGCCTTAGCAAAATTAGCGCGCCAAGTTTAATTATTCCTGCCAGCAAAGATTTATTGCTACGCCCAGAGATGGGTCGTGCCCTTAATAGCGCATTAAAAGCGCAAGGAAAACAAACCGATTTGGTAGAGCTCACCGGCGATTGGGGTCATTTAGAAGGGGTATTTGCAATCTCAGCACAAAAAGAACGTATTCAAGAGTTTTTGGAGGCCGAATAGTGAATAAACATATTTTGATCACCGGCGGTGCCAGTGGTATTGGTTTGGGCATGGCAGAAGCACTTGCCGATAGCGACACCTTAATTACCGTAACCGATTTAAACCAAGAGGCTGCACTTGAGGCGGCAAAAAAACTCAGTTGCAAAGGCTATCACGCGCTTGGTGTAGCACTAAATGTGACCGATGAAGCTGCGATTATTCAGCTACTTAGCGAGCTGCCTGCACCGGTTGATGTGTTAATTAATAATGCAGGTATTCAACATGTTGCGGCGCTTGAAGAGTTTCCGCAAAACCA encodes the following:
- a CDS encoding GntP family permease, with the translated sequence MLSMLGLIGGLALLIVLTLRGMNLFIAAPACALIVALTSNLAIFPSAGADNFIQGYMNGFANFVSAWFFMFLLGSLFGKFMEDTGAADSVARYIVDKLGMKHAVLAIVIACAVLTYGGVSVFIVAFSVYPMALSLFKDANLPRRFIPATLAFGSVTFTMTSAGSPEIQNWIPIKYLGTSPYAAWEVSLVVAIFMACFGYWWLKKMIGKAVANGEQFEARDDDPEIPERDYPHPITGLIPLLVVLALSFILHDSLQQAALIVALLGGVLSIVVINFKHFHNLAKATTEGTNGALIAIGNTAAVVGFGAIAKSSEAFTVAVDLMTQIPGNELIGAAVAVSVIAGLTGSASGGQAIALPLVAPHYLDAGVNPEQLHRVVSISSGALDTLPHNGYVVTTIRAICKETHQAAYWSMAALSAAVPLLGVVLALCLFIWF
- a CDS encoding E22 family MetX-like putative esterase encodes the protein MKIIKMITLVFLLCCLHVNAETLLVEKQTFTTKNFKTFGGKNIAEVKVGFESYGTLNAKKDNAILITHFFSGNSHAAGKYAESDALPGYWDAIIGPGKTIDTNKYFVISVDSLANANVNDGHTITTGPSSINPATNKPYGLDFPVVTIRDFVNVQKLVLESLGIKRLHAVMGASMGSFQALEWAVTYPGWVGKLVHVIGAGQMDAWSVSALEHWALPIRLDKNWNNGDYYGKAAPIDGLTATMLNITQDAMHPNMFALSFPNFKVLDKGALNDIRTQPEVVQTLLSRAKLRAKTQDANHVLYLVRASQLFVAGHQDDYLASLSKISAPSLIIPASKDLLLRPEMGRALNSALKAQGKQTDLVELTGDWGHLEGVFAISAQKERIQEFLEAE